The following nucleotide sequence is from Salvia miltiorrhiza cultivar Shanhuang (shh) chromosome 7, IMPLAD_Smil_shh, whole genome shotgun sequence.
TGGGGTCTCGGGACTGCACTTGGTGAACTCCCCCCATACTTCATTTCAAGGGCAGGTACGAGTGTTGGTTAAATGTTTTCGTTTCTTCAAATGATGCAAACTGCTTTTGTAACCTTGAGATTCCAACTTTCCCGTCAAACTTATAGAAAGAGTGTTTGTGCTTCTTGATTAGTTGTTGATTCAATTTAACCTTATAAGCATTATTTGTGCAGCTCGCTTGTCAGGTGACACAGTGGATGCCATGGAAGAATTGGATGCTTCCTCGGCAGAAGATGAGGGTTTTTTATCAACTCGTCTGAATCAAATAAAACGCTGGTTCCTGTCACAGGCTCAATATCTGAACTTCTTCACAATCCTCATTCTTGCTTCGGTTAGTTGCTTTAACTCCTTTCTTTGTATAACTTGCAGTTTTTTCACCTACATTGATACTATTCTTTTGTAAGTTCCGGAATCATCAATATTGTTCTTGTCTCAGAATCCTTAGGTTTTGCCTTACTCCATTGATGGACTTTTCTTGATATTCATTTCTGTACAACTGCAACTGTGACTTAAGAGTTAAGATATATGGGAATATTTTGTAGGTGCCGAATCCTTTATTTGATCTTGCGGGAATAATGTGTGGACAGTTCGGAATTCCTTTCTGGGAATTTTTCTTGGCAACGGTGATAGGCAAAGCAATTATCAAGACTCACATTCAGGTGGGTAGCAGATATCATTCGTCTGCCTTCCCTCCGACAAATAAATAAGACCTGTTTACGTCTGTCTTCCCTCTGAAAATTGACATTCTTTACTTTACCTATATGAAAATTGCAGACAGTGTTTATCATATCTGTATGCAACAACCAACTGCTTCATTGGATGGAAAATGAACTGCTATGGCTGTCTAGCTTCGCACCCGGTTTCAGCTCTGTTATGCCTAAGCTTATCGCCAATCTTCACTCAGTGAAAGACAAGTACTTGTCCACCAAACCTCAGCCTCCTGAAACTATCAAGGTAAAAtgcacctctctctctctctctctctcatagcTACATTGTGTTTTGTTCTTGGTACACTTTGAGAACTTGCCTTGACATTTGTTTGAATCAGCCGGCAAAATGGGATTTCTCGCTCACGTCTATTTGGAACACCGTGGTGTGGATAATGCTAATGAACTTTTTCGTGAagattgtgaattcaactgcGCAGAGGTATCTAAAGAAAGAGCAAGATCATGAGATTGCTGCATTGAAGAACAAGTCGTCCGAGCCTTCTGATAACTGATTATTCATATTTTCCGTGATTTTTTgtgctatttttattttttttcgtgGTTCTCTCGCGACTCCAATAATTAGGTTTATAGGTTAGGATTTTTGGGTGATATTTATACACAGAGTCACCATTGAAGCCCCCCTGATTAAAGCATGTTGCAGAATGCAGAGCCCTCTGAAGAAATTGTACAGAAATTGCAGGATTTTTAGTATGAGGGAATTCTATTAGAAGCCATTTTTTTGGCTGTTTTAACATTAAATTTTAGGGGCTTAGTTAGACCTATTCTTTTTGGGTAATGCAAAATAGTATTTTTGCTTCTACTTCTTCTGGTGTTTTGCTGTTTACTTGAATTTATGTAAAGaaacttcttttttttaaaaaaaaaaaagaaaaatatcatCATTTAGCTAAGATGAAAAATCTATGTTCTTGTGCTTAAATTGGTCAAAATCAGGTctttactattttattttgttttatttgattTGAGAGGAAATCAGGTCTACTTTAAGATCCTCCTACATAAATAGTTTTTAGCCTTTGATTTAAAGATGTAAATACTAATAGAATAGTGAccattttaattaaaagtaGGAGTTTGATAGTCAATTCtattaaattttgtaaaataaaaaaaaaatgtattgatCTCTTATAGTTGTTAGAGAATATCTTGAAATTTGAGATCAAAAGTCAAGTTGTAACTCAAcccctttcaaaaaaaaatgtcaagTTGTAACTGAGGAtctgaaaatataatattttatacaaCAATGCCAATTTATTCAGATTTAGGTGTCATCACTCATCGTCTTGATCTAAGAAATAGATTCTATGTATCTTGTTtccaattaaattaatatagttTATAAGCCCAAGTTAATCCCTAATTCTTTAAGCTATGTACGATTGCTTAATCAAGTTCTTCTACTAATTAATCAAGTTAATCCCTAATTCCGATTTAGGACTATTAGTTTGTGAGTGATAATACTTTAAATGATAATACCCtatgtaaaatttaaaaattaaaaattcatcgaatttagttttaattatatAACCCATCTAGTCACAAGTACATTAGCTGTTACAGTCAATGCATGTCATTAAATATAGCATTTTTaagagattttattttactattgTTACATGAGAATATTTTAATGAGCTAGGTCTGTGAATCATGCATGAAATGTCGTGtccatttattaattattatgtagGACTTCAATAATTTCTGAGTTGGTTTGAAGTTGTTGTCTAGAGGAATAACTTCTTCTGTTTATTTATAAGtattaaatgaaaaattaaataacctATATGGTCTTGCTTTCATAGGCTCTGAATTTGGAAGCACTATTGCATACTATATAACTATTGTAGAAGGTCTGTTTTTAGCATTttgtaaaatatattaaaaatatgtgtatatatttgtaataaaataatatattttacaaaacaaaattgttttatcttgtacACGTGTATGTCCCACTGAACACGTGACACATCATTCATGTTAGTCAAAGATAATGACTTTTATGTTATTGCTGAAAATGAAAGTTAAAAGTGTGATATATTtagaagcaaaaaaaaaaaaaaaaaaaacttcatttGAATAAATGAAATGATGAAATACGATAAGTATGGCGAAAGCTACAATGCTACATATCTTAAttgtgcattaattttaattaaatgctaATACGAGTTACCGATCGTATTTGATATTTCACTCAATTAAATTCAATTCCACCCTAAACCTAAAGCCCTCGGtttcttaataattaattactatattAACGAAATTATTCTCCTTTTCTGTGACGAAATTATTCTTTCTTCACCTAAAAGCTATTTACAtgcataatatattaatattcaaATTTGAGAGACATGGGATTTACGTTCAAATAATTGACTcgatatatttaattatttgttcgAGCCCCACACGTGTCACTTTATGCTCATAACTTCACAAAAGTTACTTCTTGTATTATATTGATAGgcaatttaattgttttataaGAAAAAGACGCTTATTAAAGTTGTGAagatcttttttattttttttaattacaagatAACTAAATACGCCCAAAAAAAGTAgacaaataaaagaaaaaccaAAATCTGAActgatttgattattatttgcgtctttaaattattttcttttcttttggaaaGATGGGTTTGTTTGTAACTTCATGTATGCGTGTGTATAGggatggaatcaaataaaaattattattaacgTACAAATTATGAATCATTTGtacttattttataaattaagtatatatacttgatttataaaatacatatatacactTTCATGGTCTTAGATCCAATTCCAAAAAAGCGTAACTAAAAGAGGCTCGTACTGAAATTCAACTATATATATTATGCACAAAATACAActcaatataaaataattaatttgtaagtttatgcaaaaaaaaaaagaatgttcATATATATGTATGGTCTAAGAGTGCATGAGTGCTCCTAACTTTAGCGACGACtattttgaagaaaattgtAGTAGTCTAAGCAATAGAATATTGGTCTAAATGGACAAAGaataattaatttgaatttaatgtTATTTATGATTCAAACTTTAGGGGCGCataactttattttaaattttctacCCATTTTCAAACATTAGATTTGGACATACTTGACACATGATGGGACCAACTAAAGGCAAATCTCAACTTTGTAGACTAAATTAACAATTCAATTCATAACTATTTAATTACTATGAATTGTTTAATGATACGatgtataaaattaatgatatatGCCATTTATCTACGTCGCACTTACATAATAAAGTTTCGAGGTTGGAATCtcccacatttttttttatataacgctaaaattatcattaaattaatttatgatatttGAATAACATAATAACTAAAGGAGAAGTATCTAATGGGACAAGATTAGAAGATTAAGAAAAAGAGATGACAATATATTATTTGTTTTGGAGAATAAAAACCACATGTGTTGTATTGtatttaataatgaaaatgatTAAAACGTAATAAGCATGGAATTGGATAATTTCTCTTTCTCCAATATGACTTAAGGAATAATTAAGTTCAACATTATGcccatctttttcttttttctttatctccATCCATTTTTCTTGCTATGTGAAAggtttatgaaaaataaaataaaaaatgatggcCAAAACTTTATAATTGCAGTGGGCCCACACCTATTGTTTTGTGTCTCCATGGAAGAAAAATTCATTACTAAAGAAAATGATAGTTCCACTCTAGGTTATAATGCAGTGGGCACCCACCACAATGTACTGACACGTGGCCTAACTtccaatttttcaatttttttttagaaatctTTTTCATTAGACTCTTCTTGGTGTGATACTATTTGATAATGTGTTGTTTGTTGATTATTAGTTATTGAATTATTTTACATCAAGACTTatggttaaaaaaaaaagttcatcgACTTATAATGTCGTTTAAGTGTACATTCAGAAGCAAAATATCTCATCTTGTCGATCTAAAATTGTACAAGTGTCTCGACATTAAATCGAATCAACATCGTCTTTTTAGAATACCGATTTGTAAATTGAAAAATTACGCATGAAATAAGAGGTTTGATATCATACAACTAACCATGGTTAGAAAAAATTTAATTCATTCACAAATtttacaaaaatgaaaaaaatatatataaaaataaataaatcatgccaCGTGTCATAACATCTCACACACTGATTTACCAAAATGTGGAATTTTGGGACTCAAACTGACACCAAAACAGTCTTAAATAAACCCCACAATTTCCCTCATGTCCAGGTTGCTATCTTGTCTGCTGATTTTGCTGTCTGAAAATTTAATCATGCATGGcccacaaaaaaaataataataaaaaatcatgcccccttttttcaataaatttttctCCTTGTGTTATAATTGTTCCTAACTTTATTAGGTTACAAGCATATGTTTGTCTTGAGATAGGAGAAATTACAACTTTCCTCTTCAGGCACAACTGCTCAGAAATGTATATCTTTTTGTGAGAAAATCAAAGTGGATAAATAGGTTTGGAACTTAAATTTCTGATGATGACTGAAATTGGCATTCTTTTGATGAATTTAACAAGTAAATCTTCAAATGGGGGAGGCTGCTGATTGAATGAaggattttaattataattaattaaattgttgaGGTTATATTGGatttgttaattaaattttgtttGAGTTGAGCTTTTTTTTATAGCACAATGTGTCTCCCTAATTAAATTTTAACTGTGATTAATATTCAAACATAATTTCGCACTCACTCGTGGAAATAATTGGTTCATATTCGttataaaaatatcaatattaAAATCTCcctatctctatctctctctagcaTATGTCCTTTTTTAGAGGCAGTGGTTTCACAAACAAATAAATCAGAAACTTCAAATCAAATAAAGTGAATGAATTTTCTCTTATACTTTTATGTAAGAATATCCATTCTGTCATTGTcttcatatatttttatttatttttatttatggtgTCATTGTCTTTTCTGGTGTAggtaaaaatgattaaatttcTATGCAAAATGGCTGCTATGTCAATTCATTAAAGAAACGTGGAGAAACTGTTTTAGTTTGGCCGTTTAATcccattattttaatataaagaATCGATCTTTCTTTTAGTGGTTGAATCTCTCTTTGATTGATCAATGTGTGATATTCCGAATCCTCATTACTAATGGAATCCAAATGATCTCTGGATTGATCAGAAGATCCTTTCAGTTGGCTAGAATCCGTTACTTGAACGAAACTGGATCTTGTGAAATCATATTGAATATTTGACGATATATTCCGTACCTTGCTAAAAAATCGATCCTTGTTTACCAACCACACACTGTCTAACCAAATCCAATTCTCTCTTGATACGTTCGTGAAAAAATACCAATTGGAGTGGAGGGTTTCTTCAAACAACAAAGGACTGGGTCAACTATTCAATCAAATGATATTGATCATGTTTCTCATCTCCTCTCGAGAAAAAAGTGGGCTATTTCTTTGCAAAATTGTGCTCAATTTCATATGTGGCAATTTCGCCAAGATCTCTTCGTTAGTTGGGTTATTAATGAGATATGATTATTTCACAAATTTCTCTCAAAATTGTGATTAATGCCAACTAACTGAAAATCTCCATTATTAGCAAAGTACATTCCCAATTGAATACACAAATAAATACCTAACGCGTACGATTTTTGTGTGTAAAAAATTTAATACCATACTATTGaaagttgtgaattaatagcataacaaataattcatacaatACTACATCACATCATATCCACCAATTAATTTACAAAAGATCATGCGCAACGTGTAATACTCAAAAACACTACAAAATAGTGAGCCACCCTTTTCAACAACCTCTCTCTCTATAGATTCAAATGCAATAATAAAACATGTGTGGCCTGTGGTGTTTATTAGAGTGGGCCCACAAGACCATATCAACAAAAAgaaatttctcaataaaataaaataaataaataaataaataccaaGACCCTAAATAGTAAAGCACATGTGGAGCAAATTAATTAAGGCAAGGCCTAACATAATCTTATACATAATTCTCCACCATGTAGAAAAGATTAAAGCATCACCATCACCATGTAGAAAAGAATCCAAGAAAGTGTAGAACAgagattaataaattttaattcaagAACAGAAAAGAAGTGAGGGGCTAATCTTACACAGCTACCACATATACATATGCAAGCCCTCCATTACATACATATATGTCCAAAACTCGAATctttccttcttctttttttgcttTTTGGTTTTCAGAataatatttcttttgtttttttcctttccatttTCTGGGAAAATATATTTCCAAACAGGAGAGGAGTTGAGGAAGATACAAATATGATCAAAGAACCTCCACTATTCTAACCAAAAACAAGAAGCTCCTCAGTCTTCTAACATCTAAACTTTGTTCTTGTCCATCACCAAAAAATTGATCAATTCTCCCCCTTTTCAAACCCCACCGATGACGTTCCAAAGCATGAAAACACTTCGCGGTTTCATTAGCATGTTTACCTGTCGAATGATAGGCGTGCGCACGCAGTAGGAGCTCCATCCATCCTCTTCATTCTTCACACCTCCTCCTCATTCTTCCAACATGTGCCTTGTCCCAACTTTCCCTCTCTCCTGAGACCCACAGCATCACCATCATCTTTCATTTTTTCTCAGGCTGCCATGGATTCAAATTGTCATTTCCTGGTCAAGAAATCGTACAAATTGAACCATAAATTCACAACTCCCATTCATTCTAAAACATGTAGTAAAAGAGTCGCATTTCTCAACCTACAATGGGGTTGCAAAACCTATTCATAGTTTTTCGTAGATACTTACCAGCAGGTTGTTTCTGCTCTGTAGGCTTCACCTGAACAGCAGCTGGAACGGGATGTGCATAAGGAAAACCAGCTGGCAGCAGGGTTCCGGCAGCCTGCGCAGCGAAAGGTGGTCCATGGATTATACTCTGTGAAGGCAATCCACCGCCCTTTGCGTTAGCAGTGGCTGCTGCAATTGCTGTAGCTGGATCGTTCGTGTTTGCACCGCCCGATGTGACAGGAGGGGGGCATAAAGATAAACCCCCAGCTGATGTCACCGGTGCACCCGGTGACTGCTGGTGTTGGTCTGCCTGTCTTCGCTGCATATAATATCCGCTGGCCCCGGGTGTGGACGAGTTTTTGCTGGCTGAGTGCGGAGACTGGGATTGGGCATACGGATTTGAGAAGAACAGTTGTTGCTGCATTGTTTTAGGCATCTGTTGCTGAGACTGCTGTTGCATTTGAGTTTTCTGTACGCTGCCAGACGAGGCAGAAGCAACATGAAGGTTTCCGAGAATTGATGGAGACTTCTGGTTAGAAACGGATGGCGGGTTCTTGGCTGGCTGTGCCGACAAGGACGAAGCTTGGCCCGCTTTGTTGTTTGTAGAAGCAGATGAAGTTGTTCTCGGGCTTCCACTGGCTCCTTTGGAGACGGAAGAGGTCGTGGGAGAGCCCACCATCATAGGGGAAGATGAAGTCTGGTTGTTGCTGGGATGTGCTTGCCCTTGTGATGCTGTTGACGGCTTCTGATTCCCTCCAAAGGATATTTGAGCGTGCATCGGGGCTTGAGTCCGAGAATGCTGCTGGGGAAGGTTTTTTAGCGCCGTCGTGGTTGCAGAAGAGGTTTGGGGAGTCGGAGTTCTACCAGAGCCTTTCCATTGCGGGGACTGAGAcgggctgctgctgttgctcTTGACAAGATTTGTTGGGAAGCCAGAGAGTCCACTTGGAAACTTCAAACCCCCCATAGCTGAAGATGTATTGAAATGCTGCTGTCGACTAACTGCGTTCGCTGTCATGTGCTGCTGCAGACTACCTGAATTTCCTGCCATATGTTGATGcagttgctgctgctgctgctgcagacTAACTGAATTTCCTGCCATGTGTTGATGcagttgctgctgctgctgcagacTAGGCGAATTTCCTGCCATGTGTTGATGTATTTGCTGCTGTagttgctgctgctgttgttgctgctgtgcttgctgctgctgttgttgctgttgctgctgctgctgttgttgttgttgctgctgttgctgtTGTTGCTGCTTAATCTGCATCATTTGCTGTTGCTGAAATTGAGCTTGAATGCTCTGAACATTCATAGCCCCCGCAGCGTTGGAACGGGAGCTGCGAGGTGCACCAGAGGCAGCTGCAGCATTTAGAGACCGTGTCGAGCTCTCAATCACGTTGTTCGCCTGAATGGACGAAACATGCCCATCACCCAAGTCCGGCCTTGTGAAAGCAATGGATTGCTGCCCACCACCAACACCCATAGCCTTTCCGGTCAAGATCTTGCGCTCGTCTTCTGTGGCAGAGGAGTCGACATCCCCCGATTTACCATCATCAGAGACTCGGAAGTTCTTCTTCTGTGCAGCCTGAGCAGCAGCCATCATCTGGATATTCTGTCGCGTAGCTTCCGAGGAGCTCTGAAACAGAGCATGATTCTGAGCCATGGATGCTATATCAATACCTGGGCCACCACTAGTTCCATTGATAGTACCAAAACTCATCGCGAAGCCATGTGCAGGCAAGGACTCCGGCCCCGTCTTCGatccctgctgctgctgctgccccTTCTTGTCAGCATGATTAC
It contains:
- the LOC130991506 gene encoding vacuole membrane protein KMS1-like, with translation MGSNEILNSDSNSGDRAMSISGLREKHQQDLENLTLTSQPFKTLKLFILAVRQYIRKSVAYMLSHGGWLILLSAIVAAIGILLVIVEGPHGKHVEEIQHYMEFVLWWVALGVASSIGLGSGLHTFVLYLGPHIAFFTIKAIKCGRVDIKSASYDTIQLKRGPSWLGKNCDDFGPPLFPSSDGVRIPLSSILPHVQLEAILWGLGTALGELPPYFISRAARLSGDTVDAMEELDASSAEDEGFLSTRLNQIKRWFLSQAQYLNFFTILILASVPNPLFDLAGIMCGQFGIPFWEFFLATVIGKAIIKTHIQTVFIISVCNNQLLHWMENELLWLSSFAPGFSSVMPKLIANLHSVKDKYLSTKPQPPETIKPAKWDFSLTSIWNTVVWIMLMNFFVKIVNSTAQRYLKKEQDHEIAALKNKSSEPSDN